A genome region from Nocardia sp. NBC_00565 includes the following:
- a CDS encoding CGNR zinc finger domain-containing protein, producing the protein MFAFVSGNLALDFAGTVKARATTFDDYLGTPADLDEWLLAAELLDTAPHCDAAILDRAVRLREAAYRLASAAARHESFADADRKIVNELADGELPRLTLRSDATVGRHGDPDAALTAIARAAIEMLGGAERGLIKECGRVECTRLYLDTSRGRSRRWCDMTICGNRAKSAAFRARHTD; encoded by the coding sequence GTGTTCGCCTTCGTGAGCGGTAACCTCGCCTTGGACTTCGCCGGCACGGTCAAGGCCCGTGCCACGACGTTCGACGACTACCTCGGCACGCCGGCGGATCTCGACGAGTGGCTGCTCGCCGCAGAGCTCCTGGACACCGCACCGCACTGCGACGCGGCCATACTCGACCGCGCCGTGCGCCTGCGCGAGGCGGCCTACCGACTGGCCTCGGCTGCGGCCCGCCACGAATCGTTCGCCGACGCGGACCGCAAGATCGTCAACGAGCTGGCCGACGGCGAATTGCCCCGGCTCACTTTGCGATCCGACGCGACCGTCGGCCGCCACGGCGATCCCGATGCGGCACTGACCGCGATCGCGCGCGCCGCCATCGAAATGCTCGGCGGCGCGGAGCGAGGACTGATCAAAGAGTGCGGGCGCGTCGAATGCACGCGCCTCTACCTCGACACCTCACGCGGCCGCTCACGCCGCTGGTGCGATATGACCATCTGCGGAAATCGCGCAAAGAGTGCCGCATTCCGCGCCAGGCATACCGACTGA
- a CDS encoding single-stranded DNA-binding protein, which translates to MAGDTVITVIGNLTADPELRFTPAGAAVANFTVASTPRVFDRNSNEWKDGEALFLRCNIWREAAENVAESLTRGARVIVSGRLKQRSYETREGEKRTVVELEVDEVGPSLRYATAKVAKASRGGGGGGGFGSGGGGGNFAPAGGGSSASSGGAQDDPWGSAPAAGSFGGGGRVDDEPPF; encoded by the coding sequence ATGGCAGGCGACACGGTCATCACCGTCATCGGAAACTTGACGGCCGATCCCGAACTTCGATTCACGCCCGCGGGCGCTGCGGTGGCGAATTTCACCGTCGCATCGACTCCCCGCGTGTTCGACCGTAATTCGAACGAATGGAAAGACGGCGAAGCGCTGTTCCTGCGCTGCAACATCTGGCGTGAAGCTGCGGAGAATGTCGCCGAAAGCCTGACCCGAGGCGCCCGTGTGATCGTGAGCGGACGACTGAAGCAGCGCTCCTACGAAACCCGCGAGGGTGAGAAGCGCACGGTCGTCGAGCTCGAGGTCGACGAGGTCGGTCCCTCGCTGCGTTACGCCACCGCGAAGGTCGCCAAGGCCAGCCGCGGCGGCGGGGGCGGCGGCGGATTCGGTTCCGGCGGCGGCGGTGGCAATTTCGCCCCTGCCGGTGGCGGTAGCAGCGCAAGTTCCGGTGGCGCCCAAGACGATCCGTGGGGTAGCGCACCTGCGGCCGGCTCCTTCGGGGGCGGCGGCCGCGTAGACGACGAACCGCCGTTCTGA
- a CDS encoding HpcH/HpaI aldolase/citrate lyase family protein, whose amino-acid sequence MTAGIAVQQQISLRKQLPLRHFRQLHGPEARHLFHRQPEPFGDHADRELLAIALGATLYAPATRPDLALTISKRAARGVCSMVIDLEDAVADHEVEFAKQQTVATLNLLADSADPNPLLFVRVRDADTVTEIVEQLGTGAAALTGFVFPKFDSASGPKYLAALAAAAERLSRPVYGMPVLESAALVHRETRDQELTHIAALLDEHRERILAVRIGATDMCSTFGIRRDRDLTIYDVRVIADVIADIVNYLGRSDGSGFVITGPVWEYFADHERMFRPLLRTAPFEESDAVPFRRYLVSRDLDGLLREITLDRANGIQGKTVIHPSHVAAVHALSVVTHEEYSDALDILQVDAGGVAASGYRNKMNEMRPHRSWARQTLLRARVFGVANKGVSFVDLLTALVTE is encoded by the coding sequence ATGACCGCAGGCATCGCCGTCCAGCAACAGATCTCCCTGCGAAAGCAATTGCCGCTGCGCCATTTTCGGCAGCTGCACGGCCCGGAGGCGCGGCACCTCTTCCACAGACAACCGGAACCGTTCGGCGATCACGCCGACCGGGAACTCTTGGCGATCGCTTTGGGCGCCACGCTGTACGCGCCCGCGACTCGGCCGGACCTCGCCTTGACGATCAGCAAGCGGGCCGCGCGCGGCGTGTGCTCGATGGTCATCGATCTCGAGGACGCGGTCGCCGACCACGAGGTGGAGTTCGCCAAACAGCAGACGGTCGCGACGCTGAATCTGCTCGCCGACAGCGCGGATCCGAATCCGCTGCTGTTCGTTCGGGTCCGGGACGCGGATACCGTCACCGAAATCGTCGAGCAGCTGGGTACGGGCGCGGCGGCGCTGACCGGATTCGTCTTCCCGAAGTTCGACAGTGCGAGCGGCCCGAAGTATCTCGCGGCGCTCGCGGCGGCCGCCGAGCGATTGAGCAGGCCGGTGTACGGCATGCCGGTGCTCGAATCGGCGGCGCTGGTACATCGCGAGACCCGGGATCAGGAGTTGACGCATATCGCGGCGCTGCTGGACGAGCATCGGGAGCGGATCCTCGCGGTGCGGATCGGCGCGACCGATATGTGCTCGACCTTCGGCATCCGGCGCGACCGGGACCTGACGATCTACGACGTGCGGGTGATCGCCGATGTCATCGCCGATATCGTCAACTACCTGGGGCGTTCGGACGGTTCGGGTTTCGTGATCACCGGGCCGGTCTGGGAGTACTTCGCCGATCACGAGCGGATGTTCCGGCCGCTGCTGCGCACGGCGCCGTTCGAGGAGTCCGACGCGGTGCCGTTCCGGCGCTATCTGGTCAGCCGGGATCTGGACGGTCTGCTGCGCGAGATCACGCTGGACCGGGCCAATGGCATCCAGGGCAAGACGGTGATCCATCCGTCGCATGTGGCGGCCGTGCACGCGCTGTCGGTGGTGACGCATGAGGAGTATTCGGACGCGCTGGACATTCTGCAGGTCGATGCCGGTGGGGTGGCGGCGTCGGGGTATCGGAACAAGATGAACGAGATGCGGCCGCACCGCAGTTGGGCGCGCCAGACCTTGTTGCGGGCCCGGGTTTTCGGTGTCGCGAACAAGGGTGTCTCGTTCGTCGATCTGTTGACGGCATTGGTGACCGAATGA
- a CDS encoding TerD family protein — protein MGVSLSKGGNVSLTKAAPNLTAVSVGLGWDIRTTTGTDFDLDASAIATGADKKVVSDKHFIFFNNLKSPEGSIEHLGDNLTGEGEGDDEVIKVDLANTPPTIESIFFPVSIYDADTRQQSFGQVRNAYIRVVDQANNTELARYDLSEDASTETAMVFGELYRNGAEWKFRAVGQGYASGLAGIARDYGVNV, from the coding sequence ATGGGTGTCAGTTTGTCCAAGGGCGGCAATGTCTCGCTGACCAAGGCGGCGCCGAACCTTACCGCTGTCTCCGTCGGGCTCGGGTGGGATATTCGTACGACCACCGGCACCGACTTCGATCTGGATGCCAGTGCGATCGCGACCGGGGCGGACAAGAAGGTCGTGTCCGACAAGCACTTCATCTTCTTCAACAACCTCAAGTCGCCCGAAGGCAGCATCGAGCACCTCGGCGACAACCTGACCGGTGAGGGCGAGGGCGACGACGAGGTCATCAAGGTCGACCTGGCCAACACCCCGCCGACGATCGAGAGCATCTTCTTCCCGGTCTCGATCTACGACGCGGATACCCGTCAGCAGTCGTTCGGTCAGGTGCGCAACGCCTACATCCGCGTCGTGGACCAGGCCAACAACACCGAGCTGGCGCGCTACGACCTGTCCGAGGACGCCTCGACCGAGACCGCGATGGTCTTCGGCGAGCTGTACCGCAACGGCGCCGAGTGGAAGTTCCGCGCCGTCGGCCAGGGCTATGCCTCGGGTCTGGCCGGTATCGCCCGCGACTACGGCGTGAACGTCTAA
- a CDS encoding DUF475 domain-containing protein, with protein sequence MVLRIFGMSIVVTVVSLIVAFLYGGPTALALAAILGVLEVSLSFDNAVINATVLERMNAFWQRIFLTVGVVIAVFGMRLIFPLAIVWITAGLNPVKAFDLALNPPENDAPTFPDGSKSYETLLTDAHPQIAAFGGMFLLLLFLNFIFEEREITWLSWLEKPLAQLGKLDMLSVVVASVGLVLTAELVASDEERATVLVAGLLGMITYIVVDGLGSLFHTEEFEEGAEGGPSQLVKAAGKAAFFLFLYLEVLDASFSFDGVIGAFAITSDPIIIALGLGLIGAMFVRSITVYLVRKGTLSEYVYLEHGAHWAIGALAVILFVSIGVHINEIVTGLVGVAFIGAAFVTSIIRNRHEDADEVESEREPTPVG encoded by the coding sequence GTGGTCCTGCGCATATTCGGGATGTCCATCGTCGTCACCGTGGTATCGCTCATCGTGGCGTTCCTCTACGGCGGGCCGACGGCGCTGGCGCTGGCCGCGATCCTCGGTGTACTCGAGGTGTCGCTGTCGTTCGACAACGCCGTCATCAACGCCACCGTGCTGGAACGCATGAACGCGTTCTGGCAGCGGATCTTCCTCACCGTCGGCGTGGTGATCGCCGTATTCGGTATGCGGCTGATCTTCCCGCTGGCGATCGTGTGGATCACCGCGGGCCTGAACCCGGTGAAGGCCTTCGACCTGGCGCTCAACCCGCCGGAGAACGACGCGCCGACCTTCCCCGATGGCAGCAAGAGCTACGAAACCCTGCTCACCGATGCCCATCCGCAGATCGCGGCGTTCGGCGGCATGTTCCTGCTGCTGCTGTTCCTGAACTTCATCTTCGAAGAGCGCGAGATCACCTGGCTGTCCTGGCTGGAGAAGCCGCTGGCCCAGCTCGGCAAGCTCGATATGCTCTCGGTGGTCGTCGCGAGCGTCGGACTGGTGCTGACCGCGGAACTCGTCGCGAGCGACGAAGAACGCGCCACCGTGCTGGTCGCGGGGCTGCTCGGCATGATCACCTACATCGTGGTCGACGGACTCGGATCGCTGTTCCACACCGAGGAGTTCGAGGAAGGGGCCGAGGGCGGTCCGTCCCAGCTGGTCAAGGCCGCGGGTAAGGCGGCGTTCTTCCTGTTCCTCTACCTCGAGGTGCTGGACGCGTCGTTCTCCTTCGACGGTGTCATCGGCGCCTTCGCCATCACCTCCGACCCGATCATCATCGCGCTCGGCCTCGGCCTGATCGGCGCCATGTTCGTCCGCTCGATCACGGTGTACCTGGTGCGCAAGGGCACGCTGTCGGAGTACGTGTACCTGGAGCACGGCGCGCACTGGGCGATCGGCGCACTGGCGGTCATCCTGTTCGTCTCGATCGGTGTGCACATCAACGAGATCGTCACCGGCCTTGTCGGCGTGGCGTTCATCGGCGCGGCGTTCGTTACCAGCATCATTCGGAATCGGCACGAGGATGCCGATGAAGTGGAGAGCGAGCGAGAGCCCACCCCGGTAGGCTGA
- a CDS encoding DMT family transporter: protein MKTQLLDPLFRATGKPSLAAGMQPLFVVLWSSAFIAGVVGVGAAPPMMVLFARFAIAAILLAVYATVMRAQWPSGGQLKHVLIAGLLMQIVQFGAFYTAMSLHISAAIIALVQGLNPVVIALLAGFIGETVTARQWFGFGIGGVGVGLAVLDQSSMSLVGLLLCVIGLFGLSVGTIYQKRFVPQVDSRAATAVHMAASAPVAGVIAWGTGQLHIWDAGRFAAALTWMVLVNSMVAFLLLNAMLRRWEATRVGRLFFATPAVTAILAWLFIDQPLRPLAAAGLGVGLIGMVFASRRPTSTAEQPRPVPVRVS, encoded by the coding sequence GTGAAGACGCAGCTCTTGGATCCGTTGTTCCGAGCGACCGGCAAGCCATCCCTGGCGGCCGGCATGCAACCGCTGTTCGTCGTGCTGTGGAGCAGTGCCTTCATCGCCGGAGTGGTCGGTGTGGGCGCCGCGCCGCCGATGATGGTGCTGTTCGCGCGGTTCGCCATCGCCGCGATCCTGCTCGCGGTGTACGCCACCGTGATGCGGGCCCAATGGCCCAGCGGCGGCCAACTCAAACATGTCCTGATCGCGGGACTGCTGATGCAGATCGTGCAGTTCGGCGCGTTCTATACGGCGATGAGCCTGCACATTTCGGCCGCGATCATCGCACTGGTGCAGGGGCTCAATCCGGTGGTCATCGCCTTGCTGGCCGGATTCATCGGCGAAACCGTCACCGCGCGACAGTGGTTCGGCTTCGGGATCGGCGGTGTCGGCGTCGGGTTGGCCGTGCTCGACCAATCGAGCATGTCACTGGTCGGTCTGCTGCTGTGTGTGATCGGCTTGTTCGGCCTCAGCGTCGGCACGATCTACCAGAAGCGATTCGTCCCGCAGGTCGATTCGCGCGCGGCCACCGCGGTGCATATGGCCGCGAGCGCACCGGTCGCGGGGGTAATCGCCTGGGGCACCGGACAACTGCACATCTGGGACGCCGGCCGATTCGCGGCCGCACTCACCTGGATGGTGCTGGTCAATTCGATGGTCGCCTTCCTGCTGCTGAACGCCATGCTGCGGCGCTGGGAGGCGACCAGGGTCGGCCGACTGTTCTTCGCGACCCCGGCCGTGACCGCGATCCTGGCCTGGCTGTTCATCGATCAGCCGCTGCGCCCGCTTGCCGCGGCGGGACTCGGCGTCGGCCTGATCGGCATGGTCTTCGCATCGCGCCGACCGACGTCCACGGCCGAACAACCCCGGCCGGTCCCAGTGCGCGTCAGCTAG
- the rpsF gene encoding 30S ribosomal protein S6 has product MRHYEVMVILDPSLDERTVGPSLETMLSVVRTDGGKVDKVDIWGRRRLAYEIAKQAEGIYAVVDLTAEPATVSELDRQLGLNESVLRTKVLRHGK; this is encoded by the coding sequence GTGCGTCATTACGAAGTGATGGTTATCCTCGATCCGAGCCTGGACGAGCGCACCGTTGGTCCGTCTCTGGAGACCATGCTCAGCGTGGTTCGTACCGATGGCGGCAAGGTCGACAAGGTCGACATCTGGGGCCGCCGCCGTCTCGCCTACGAGATCGCCAAGCAGGCCGAAGGCATCTACGCGGTGGTCGATCTGACCGCCGAGCCCGCCACCGTGAGCGAGCTCGACCGCCAGCTGGGCCTCAACGAGTCGGTGCTGCGCACCAAGGTTCTGCGCCACGGCAAGTGA
- the rpsR gene encoding 30S ribosomal protein S18 produces the protein MPKAPAREKVLKKKACTFCKEAKSGTVNIDYKDTALLRKYVSDRGKIRARRVTGNCVQHQRDVAVAVKNSREVALLPYVSTAR, from the coding sequence ATGCCTAAAGCGCCCGCGCGCGAAAAGGTGCTGAAGAAGAAGGCTTGCACCTTCTGCAAGGAAGCCAAGTCCGGCACCGTCAATATCGATTACAAGGACACCGCCCTGCTGCGGAAGTACGTCAGTGATCGCGGCAAGATCCGCGCTCGCCGGGTCACCGGCAACTGCGTGCAGCACCAGCGCGACGTCGCCGTTGCCGTGAAGAACTCGCGTGAGGTCGCCCTGCTGCCTTACGTGTCGACGGCTCGCTGA
- a CDS encoding replicative DNA helicase, giving the protein MTATDDRGHTDYPPEPPGEDFGRQPPHDMAAEQSVLGGMLLSKDAIADVVEVLRPGDFYRPAHQAVYDTILDLYGRGEPADPVTVSAGLDRKGELKRIGGPPYLVTLTQTVPTAANAGYYAEIVAEKAILRRLVEAGTRIVQYGYAGADGQDIAEVVDRAQAEVYEVTERRTTEDFLPLEELLQPTMDEIDSIASRGGISLGVPTGFTELDELTNGLHPGQMIIVAARPGVGKALALDTPLPTPTGWTTMGEVQIGDELLDAQGRPTRVLATTDVLTERPCYEVEFSDGTVIVADEQHQWLTMAGSTGARAAAVRTTGEIVHSVRRADDSPNHLVPSTARSAARHIVDVRKIDTVPVRCVEVDNADHLYLAGATMVPTHNSTLGMDFMRSCSIKHGLPSVIFSLEMSRTEIVMRLLSAEAKIKLGDMRSGRMSDDDWTKLARRMSEISEAPLFVDDSPNLTMMEIRAKARRLKQRHDLKLVVVDYLQLMTSGKKVESRQQEVSDFSRNLKLLAKELEVPVIAISQLNRGPEQRTDKRPMVSDLRESGCLPASTRILRADNGGETTLGELLASGEQPLVWSLDDRMRMVARPMVKVFPSGRKEVFRLRLTSGREVEATGNHPFLTVDGWIPLEKLAVGDRLATPRYVPEPVDTRPMADAEVIMLAHMIGDGSCIKRQPIRYASIDEENLAAVTTAARHFGVTAVRDDYAAARVTTLRLPAPYRLARGKRNPIAAWLDELGLFGLRSYDKFVPQRVFALPNNQIALFLKHLWATDGSIRWDAKNKQGWIYYASTSRRLIDDVAQLLLRLGVHSRIKRVTKSGYRDGWHLAIYGSEHQIAFIRDIGVHGARGVKAQSLLAELEPLVPKPNADTVPKEVWRQVQTLLATKQMTHREFSDAMNSRYCGSQMWHHAPSRSRLSRVAAVLDDADIEMLATNDVFWDNIVEVTSLGEQEVFDGTVSGTHNFVANGISLHNSLEQDADMVILLHRPDAFERDDPRGGEADLIVGKHRNGPTATITVAHQLHLSRFVDMARG; this is encoded by the coding sequence GTGACTGCCACCGATGACCGCGGGCACACGGATTACCCGCCCGAACCGCCCGGCGAAGACTTCGGCCGTCAGCCCCCGCACGATATGGCGGCCGAGCAGTCCGTACTCGGCGGCATGCTGCTGAGCAAGGACGCGATCGCCGACGTCGTCGAGGTGCTGCGCCCCGGCGACTTCTACCGTCCGGCCCACCAAGCGGTCTACGACACCATCCTCGATCTCTACGGCCGCGGCGAACCCGCCGACCCGGTCACCGTCTCCGCGGGCCTGGACCGCAAGGGCGAACTCAAGCGCATCGGCGGCCCGCCCTACCTGGTCACCCTGACCCAAACCGTGCCCACCGCCGCCAACGCGGGCTACTACGCCGAAATCGTCGCGGAGAAGGCGATCCTGCGCCGCCTGGTCGAAGCGGGCACCCGCATCGTCCAATACGGCTACGCGGGCGCCGACGGCCAGGACATCGCCGAGGTCGTCGACCGCGCGCAAGCCGAGGTCTACGAGGTCACCGAACGCCGCACCACCGAAGACTTCCTGCCCCTCGAGGAACTCCTCCAGCCCACGATGGACGAAATCGACTCCATCGCCTCCCGCGGCGGCATCTCCCTCGGCGTCCCCACCGGCTTCACCGAACTCGACGAACTCACCAACGGCCTGCACCCCGGCCAGATGATCATCGTCGCCGCCCGCCCCGGCGTGGGTAAGGCCCTGGCCCTGGACACCCCCCTGCCCACCCCCACCGGCTGGACCACCATGGGTGAGGTTCAGATCGGCGACGAACTCCTCGACGCCCAAGGCCGCCCCACCCGCGTCCTCGCCACCACCGACGTGCTGACCGAACGCCCTTGCTACGAGGTCGAATTCTCGGACGGAACTGTGATCGTCGCGGACGAACAGCATCAGTGGCTCACCATGGCCGGGTCTACCGGCGCTCGTGCAGCCGCCGTACGCACAACCGGCGAAATAGTCCACAGTGTGCGTCGCGCGGACGACAGCCCGAACCATCTCGTGCCGAGTACCGCTCGTTCGGCCGCCCGCCACATTGTGGATGTGCGAAAGATCGACACTGTCCCCGTACGGTGCGTGGAGGTCGACAATGCCGACCACCTGTACCTCGCGGGCGCGACGATGGTCCCGACGCACAATTCCACGCTCGGCATGGACTTCATGCGCAGCTGCTCGATCAAGCACGGCCTCCCGAGCGTCATTTTCTCGCTGGAGATGAGCCGCACCGAAATCGTGATGCGCCTGCTCTCGGCCGAGGCGAAAATCAAGCTGGGCGATATGCGTTCGGGCCGCATGAGCGACGACGACTGGACCAAACTGGCTCGCCGAATGAGCGAGATCAGCGAGGCACCACTGTTCGTCGACGACTCGCCCAACCTGACCATGATGGAGATCCGCGCCAAGGCGCGCCGCCTCAAGCAGCGCCACGACCTGAAACTCGTTGTGGTGGACTACCTCCAGCTGATGACCTCGGGCAAGAAGGTCGAATCCCGCCAGCAAGAAGTCTCGGATTTCTCCCGAAACCTGAAGCTCCTGGCCAAGGAACTCGAAGTACCTGTCATCGCCATCAGCCAGCTGAACCGTGGCCCCGAACAGCGAACAGATAAGCGCCCCATGGTATCTGACCTGCGCGAATCTGGTTGCCTCCCCGCTTCGACGCGAATCCTGCGGGCGGACAATGGCGGCGAGACCACCCTCGGGGAGTTGCTCGCAAGCGGCGAACAGCCGCTGGTGTGGTCGCTGGACGACCGTATGCGCATGGTGGCGCGTCCGATGGTGAAAGTCTTCCCCAGCGGACGAAAGGAAGTGTTCCGGCTGCGGCTTACCTCGGGACGGGAAGTCGAGGCCACGGGCAACCATCCATTCCTGACCGTCGACGGCTGGATTCCGCTCGAGAAGCTGGCTGTCGGTGATCGCCTCGCGACCCCGCGCTACGTCCCAGAACCGGTGGACACCAGGCCTATGGCGGATGCCGAAGTAATCATGCTGGCGCATATGATCGGTGACGGGTCGTGTATCAAACGGCAGCCGATTCGCTACGCCAGCATCGATGAAGAGAACCTCGCGGCGGTCACCACCGCCGCACGCCACTTCGGTGTAACAGCGGTGCGCGATGACTATGCGGCGGCGCGCGTCACCACCTTGCGGCTGCCCGCGCCGTACCGGCTCGCGCGCGGCAAGCGGAATCCGATCGCCGCCTGGCTCGACGAGCTTGGTCTCTTCGGTTTGCGAAGCTATGACAAGTTCGTCCCGCAGCGGGTGTTCGCACTGCCGAACAATCAGATCGCACTATTTTTGAAGCACCTCTGGGCCACCGATGGTTCGATCCGCTGGGATGCGAAGAACAAGCAAGGTTGGATCTATTACGCGTCAACGAGTCGTCGTCTGATCGACGATGTCGCACAGCTGCTGCTCCGCCTCGGCGTTCATTCGCGGATTAAGCGAGTCACCAAGTCGGGCTATCGAGACGGCTGGCACCTCGCAATCTATGGCTCCGAGCATCAGATCGCGTTCATCCGAGATATCGGTGTCCACGGCGCACGCGGCGTCAAGGCACAATCGCTTCTCGCCGAACTTGAGCCTCTGGTGCCAAAGCCGAATGCCGATACTGTGCCCAAGGAGGTCTGGCGACAAGTTCAGACACTGCTGGCCACCAAACAAATGACCCATCGGGAGTTCTCTGACGCGATGAATTCGCGTTACTGCGGATCGCAGATGTGGCATCACGCACCGAGTCGGTCGCGTCTAAGCCGGGTTGCGGCGGTGCTCGATGACGCCGATATCGAAATGCTGGCTACCAACGATGTGTTCTGGGACAACATAGTTGAGGTGACCAGCCTTGGGGAGCAGGAAGTGTTCGACGGAACTGTCTCTGGCACGCACAATTTTGTTGCCAACGGCATTAGTTTGCATAATTCTTTGGAGCAGGATGCCGACATGGTCATCCTGTTGCATCGACCGGATGCGTTCGAGCGGGATGACCCGCGCGGTGGCGAGGCCGACTTGATTGTCGGTAAGCATCGTAATGGCCCGACCGCGACGATTACCGTTGCGCACCAGCTGCATTTGAGCCGGTTTGTGGATATGGCGCGCGGCTGA
- the rplI gene encoding 50S ribosomal protein L9, with amino-acid sequence MKLILTADVDNLGAPGDTVEVKDGYGRNYLLPRGLAIAASRGAQKQVEGIRRAQDARKVRDLDHANELKQAIEGLESVSLSVKTAGTGKLFGSVTQSDVAAAIKSAGGPVVDKRSIELPKSHIKTTGKHGVVVHLHPDVIAKFDLQVAAN; translated from the coding sequence ATGAAGTTGATTCTGACTGCTGATGTGGACAACCTCGGTGCCCCCGGTGACACCGTGGAGGTCAAGGACGGCTACGGCCGCAACTACCTGCTGCCGCGCGGCCTGGCAATCGCCGCAAGCCGGGGCGCCCAGAAGCAGGTCGAGGGCATCCGCCGGGCACAGGACGCGCGCAAGGTGCGCGACCTGGATCACGCCAACGAGCTGAAGCAGGCCATCGAGGGCCTGGAGTCGGTCTCGCTGTCGGTCAAGACCGCCGGCACCGGCAAGCTGTTCGGCTCGGTCACCCAGTCGGATGTCGCCGCCGCTATCAAGTCGGCCGGTGGCCCCGTCGTCGACAAGCGCAGCATCGAGCTGCCGAAGTCGCACATCAAGACGACCGGCAAGCACGGCGTCGTGGTGCACCTGCACCCCGACGTGATCGCGAAATTCGACCTGCAGGTCGCCGCGAACTGA
- a CDS encoding glycosyltransferase family 87 protein — MVLLCGLTLLLAYANKARCAGAPFGADGRSSVFEVKKDSDVCYSDIQFLWLGRDIDNHVFPYIDGGITDEGALTGGAVEYPVLSGVLMWLGAVGADNDAEFLLHSALLLAPFALLTAWLLVRLAGRAALLWAAGPPLVLYAFHNWELPVVCMAVGAVYVVTALTRYSLRTRGILAAVLLGIGFCLKLYPGIFVLPLMAYVLTGGIRDMDDPTPPRFDVRGALLTAAAAIGTVVAVNLPFALAGYEGWRASITFQQLRQADITTNSIWYWGLRQMFGQDAESETAFQHAVSIASPTLVLVAFALAMWLGWKRFQLTGTFPWIGVSGAMLCGFLLFHKVHSPQYTLWLIPFLVLLEVPWSAIAAYLVADAAIGIGVFRYFYSIGSGGSVDQMENVVQFGVWGRAVLLVVFFFLFIRALPRGFRLAPPPIPRFEPGELVPVA, encoded by the coding sequence GTGGTGTTGCTGTGTGGTCTGACGCTGCTGCTCGCGTACGCGAACAAGGCGCGGTGCGCGGGTGCGCCGTTCGGCGCGGACGGCCGCAGTTCGGTCTTCGAGGTGAAGAAGGATTCGGATGTCTGTTATTCCGATATCCAATTCCTGTGGCTCGGGCGCGATATCGACAATCACGTCTTTCCCTATATTGATGGCGGCATCACCGACGAGGGCGCGCTGACCGGGGGTGCGGTCGAGTATCCGGTGCTCAGCGGCGTTTTGATGTGGCTCGGCGCGGTCGGCGCCGATAACGACGCGGAATTCCTGCTGCATTCGGCATTGCTGCTGGCGCCGTTCGCACTGCTGACCGCCTGGCTGCTGGTCCGGCTGGCCGGGCGAGCCGCGCTGCTGTGGGCGGCGGGTCCGCCATTGGTGCTCTATGCGTTCCACAATTGGGAACTGCCTGTGGTCTGCATGGCGGTCGGCGCGGTGTACGTGGTGACCGCGCTGACCCGATATTCGTTGCGCACCAGGGGAATTCTGGCCGCTGTACTTCTCGGCATCGGTTTCTGCCTCAAGCTGTATCCGGGCATCTTCGTGCTGCCGCTGATGGCCTATGTGCTCACCGGCGGTATCCGCGATATGGATGATCCGACGCCGCCGCGGTTCGATGTGCGCGGCGCGCTGCTGACGGCGGCGGCCGCCATCGGCACGGTGGTCGCGGTTAATCTGCCTTTCGCACTTGCCGGTTACGAGGGTTGGCGTGCGTCGATCACCTTCCAGCAATTGCGCCAGGCCGATATCACCACGAATTCCATTTGGTACTGGGGACTGCGGCAGATGTTCGGCCAGGACGCCGAGAGCGAGACCGCATTCCAGCACGCGGTATCGATCGCGTCGCCGACCTTGGTCCTGGTCGCCTTCGCGCTGGCAATGTGGTTGGGCTGGAAGCGATTCCAGCTGACCGGCACGTTCCCGTGGATCGGTGTCAGCGGCGCGATGCTCTGCGGATTCCTGCTGTTCCACAAGGTGCATTCGCCGCAATACACACTGTGGCTGATTCCATTCCTGGTCCTGCTCGAGGTCCCGTGGTCGGCCATCGCGGCCTATCTGGTCGCCGATGCGGCGATCGGGATCGGCGTATTCCGATACTTCTATTCGATCGGTTCCGGCGGCTCGGTGGATCAGATGGAAAACGTCGTCCAATTCGGCGTCTGGGGCCGCGCCGTACTTCTCGTTGTGTTCTTCTTCCTCTTCATTCGTGCCCTGCCCCGCGGCTTCCGCCTTGCGCCACCACCGATACCCCGTTTCGAACCCGGCGAATTGGTGCCGGTGGCCTAG